The following proteins are encoded in a genomic region of Cryptomeria japonica chromosome 11, Sugi_1.0, whole genome shotgun sequence:
- the LOC131051517 gene encoding cysteine-rich receptor-like protein kinase 44: MQIAYSHLFCVVLLLCIVRNAAQVCDSNSNTSTKFQSNLNMLLNNLVNNIASSNGFNISAYGQNPDRVYGLVQCFGSATVEECFKCSQEIANLTRQKCRNATGANLLRDMCFIRYDNYSFFGKLDIETTSIYSAVEITYKPDVFRTTVTDLFKNLSDGALQSPIRYSSIYTVTSTNYPLHGLVRCFRDLTSVDDCKKCLTNAISTLLSLTFGGNKTLIGGSTWSGSCFARYEPSRFFNPAPQQPLLSLPTAKKSPNKIGIVLGVAGGLLAMLLFCLYAVRRKFKSARLWMAAHLRRANLDIEIDQKHVILFNLENIKTATRSFHEDNKLGEGGFGSVYKGTMPNGVQIAVKKLSVQSLQGKEQFLNEVKLVAKIQHRNLVKLLGCCAEGSERLLVYELLANKSLDKMLFHPQRSKELDWPKRLNIILGVARGLLYLHQDSHLRIIHRDIKTSNILLDEKLEPKISDFGLARLIHQDESHVETRLVGTFGYMAPEYVMLGQLSSKVDVYSFGVVILEIICGRKNIDKRLSQEFQSLIEWVWRSYKRGNIMDVIDKEMIESFSSEQVLRCIHVGLLCTQEDALVRPPMTSVHAMLLNSSAIQNPTNPAYINVVEEDVSLPISTSTYRTTIITSTDSSPTRVIYPSINNVTITDLDSR; this comes from the exons ATGCAGATCGCCTATTCACATTTGTTTTGTGTTGTGCTCTTATTATGTATTGTTCGCAACGCAGCGCAAGTATGCGATAGCAATAGCAATACCAGCACTAAATTCCAGAGTAATTTGAACATGCTTCTTAATAATCTTGTGAACAATATAGCATCATCAAATGGTTTCAATATATCTGCGTACGGACAAAATCCAGACAGAGTTTATGGTCTCGTCCAATGTTTTGGAAGCGCAACCGTGGAGGAATGCTTCAAATGTTCGCAAGAAATAGCAAACCTAACTCGCCAGAAGTGTCGAAATGCCACAGGCGCTAATCTTTTGCGGGACATGTGCTTCATACGCTACGACAACTATTCCTTCTTTGGGAAACTAGATATAGAAACAACGTCAATTTACAGTGCGGTTGAGATCACCTATAAGCCTGATGTGTTTCGTACTACAGTTACAGATCTTTTCAAAAATCTGTCAGATGGCGCCCTTCAATCCCCAATTCGATACTCTTCTATATATACGGTCACCTCCACAAATTATCCCTTACACGGTCTGGTTCGGTGTTTTAGGGATTTAACTTCTGTTGATGACTGCAAAAAGTGCTTAACAAATGCAATTAGTACTCTGTTATCTCTGACCTTTGGGGGCAATAAAACTTTAATTGGAGGATCGACCTGGTCCGGAAGTTGCTTTGCTCGATACGAACCTTCCCGTTTCTTTAATCCTGCCCCTCAGCAGCCACTGTTATCACTTCCAACAGCGA AGAAGTCTCCAAACAAAATAGGTATAGTTTTGGGTGTCGCCGGCGGCTTGTTGGCGATGTTACTGTTCTGCCTATATGCAGTCCGGAGAAAATTCAAGTCTGCACGATTATGGATGGCAGCCCACTTAAGGAGAG CGAATCTTGATATAGAGATAGACCAGAAGCATGTGATACTTTTTAATTTGGAAAATATCAAAACTGCAACTAGAAGTTTCCATGAAGATAACAAGCTTGGAGAGGGAGGATTTGGCTCTGTATACAAG GGTACAATGCCAAATGGAGTACAAATTGCAGTAAAGAAACTCTCCGTACAATCATTGCAAGGAAAAGAGCAGTTTCTAAACGAGGTTAAGCTGGTAGCTAAAATTCAACATCGTAACCTTGTGAAGCTACTTGGATGCTGCGCAGAGGGATCAGAACGGCTACTTGTTTACGAGCTCTTGGCTAATAAGAGCCTTGACAAAATGCTATTTC ATCCGCAACGAAGCAAAGAGCTTGATTGGCCTAAGCGTTTGAATATCATACTTGGAGTAGCCCGTGGGCTTCTATATTTGCATCAAGATTCTCATCTACGAATTATCCATCGGGATATCAAAACAAGCAATATTTTGCTTGATGAGAAACTGGAGCCAAAGATATCAGATTTTGGTTTAGCAAGATTAATTCATCAAGATGAGAGTCATGTTGAGACAAGGCTTGTTGGAACATT TGGTTATATGGCACCAGAATATGTTATGTTAGGACAACTATCCTCTAAAGTCGATGTGTATAGCTTTGGGGTTGTCATTTTGGAAATTATATGTGGAAGAAAGAATATTGACAAAAGATTGTCACAAGAATTTCAAAGCTTGATAGAATGG GTGTGGAGATCTTACAAGCGAGGAAATATTATGGATGTGATTGACAAAGAAATGATAGAAAGCTTCTCTAGTGAACAAGTTTTAAGATGTATTCATGTGGGTCTTTTGTGTACACAAGAAGATGCATTAGTTCGACCACCAATGACTAGTGTGCATGCAATGCTTTTGAACTCTTCAGCAATACAAAATCCCACAAATCCTGCTTATATCAATGTTGTAGAAGAAGATGTTTCATTGCCTATATCTACATCAACATATAGAACTACAATCATAACTTCAACTGATTCATCACCAACTCGCGTGATCTACCCATCTATTAATAATGTAACAATAACAGATTTGGATTCTAGATAA